CGACGACACCTGGGACGTGATCAAGGTCAGCGCGGCCACGGCCCTGCGTCTGCGGGACACCCACGTCATTCTGCCCTGTGGCGGTGCCTTTGGGCTGGCCCACGGCCCGAAGCTGGTCACCCGGGCCGATTTCGCCGGCACGCCCCGAACCATCGCCGTTCCCGGCCTGGACACCACGGCCATGCGCGTCCTGACCGCGGCCCTGACCCATGCCTTCACGCCCGTGCCCATGATTTTCCACGCCATCGTGGACGCGGTGCAGCGGGGACAGGTCGATGCCGGGCTGCTCATCCACGAAACCGCCCTGGTGCACGACCGGTACGGACTGTCCCTGCACACGGACCTGGGCCTCTGGTGGAGCGAGCACACGGGCGGACTCCCCCTGCCCCTGGGCTGCATCCTGGCCCGGAAAGCCCTGGGCGACGATGTCCACGCGGCCCTGACGACGACCCTTCGGGCCAGCATCCTGCACGCCCGGCACAATCCGTCCGACATCATGCCGCTCATCGCGGCCCTGGCCCGCGAGCTTGACGCGGCCACCCTCGAACAACATATTGCGGCCTATGTGAACGACCACAGTCTGAACATGGGACCGCGCGGCCAAGCGGCCCTGGATATCCTGCAAACCTTTCGGACCCACGCATGAACGACGCCATCGCCCAGCTCAAAATCGCCTTCCTCAAGGAACTCCCCGTCATCAACGCCGCCATCCGCGCCGAGGTCACGGCCTTGCATCCCCTGGTCCGCCCCGTGGCCGCCCATGTCATGGATGCCGGCGGCAAGCGGTTGCGTCCCATGCTGACCCTGCTTTTCGCCAGGGCCCTGGGATTTCGAGGCGACCATTTGCCGACCCTGGCCTGCTCCCTGGAATTTCTGCACTCGGCCACGCTCATGCACGACGACATCCTGGACCACGCCGACCTGCGCCGGGGCCAACCCGCCGCGCACACGGTTTTCGGCGTCGCGCCGACCATTTTGGCTGGAGACGTGCTTCTCGCCCTGGCCAACGAAATCGTGGCCCGGACCGGCAACGCGGCCCTGACCGCCTGTATCTCCAAGGCCATCATGCAGACCGCCACCGGCGAAATCATGGAAATCGCGGCCGTGCGCAATCCACGCATCAGCCGCCAGGAATATATCGCCATCATCACCGGCAAGACCGCCTATCTGATCCAAGCCGCCTGCGGATTTGGAGCCATCGCCGCCGGGGCCTCGGAACGCATCCAGACCCAAGCCGAAATTTTCGGCCTGAACCTGGGCATCGCCTTCCAACTCGTGGACGATGCCCTGGATTATACATCCCGACCGGACACCTCCGGCAAGCCCCTGGGCGGGGATCTGCGCGAGGGCAAATTCACCCTGCCGCTGCTTCTGTATCTGGAGAGTCTGGCCTCCGATGTCCGCGAAAAGATGCATCACGATCTGGCCGATCCCGCCTTGCCGACCGGACGCCAGGATGCCATTATCGACGCCATCGTGACCCAGGGCTGGGCCGAAAAAACCAGGGAAGCGGCGCAAAGCTACCTGCGTCTGGCCGACCAGGCCCTGGACGCGATTCCGGAATGTTCGGAAAAAACACATCTGCGGGCCATGATCGACTTTGTCCTGCACCGGGAGAAATAGCATGCACACGGATCGCCTTCCCCTGATCGCTATCGGCACGTCCCTGCGCGACACCTTGAAGGCGACCTTTTCCCCGGCCACGAACCGCCTGCTGCATGAAATGGCCACTCCCGAACCAGATCTGGCGGTCATCGCCTCCATCCTCAAGCTCGACCCGGCCCTGGCCACGTCCGTCCTGGCCCTGGTCAATTCCCCGCATTACGGACAAACATCCAAGATTACCAATCTCCAGCGGGCCGCCTTTGTCCTGGGCAACAACGAAATCCTGCGCATTGCCCTGTCCCTGAGCCTGCAGAAAAGCCTGAGCAGCGTTCTGGAAAAACACGGGTTCGACGCCTTCGCCAACTGGCGGGTCATCATCTGGGCCGCCATCGGCGCCGAGCTGGTGGCCGAAAGCATCTGCCCGGCGGAAAAGGACACGGCCTATCTCTGTGCCCTGATCAAGGATTTATCCCTGCTGCTCTACGCCGCGACCTACCCGGACGAGTTGCGCGCCGCCCTCAAGTATCCGGATTTTGTCCGCACCGACTCGATCTTTTTGTCCTGGCCGGACGCCGCCCGCCATCACGAAAGCCTGACCGCCGATCTGCTGCGCGATTGGCGCTTTCCCTCGAACATCGTCGCGGCCATCGCCAATCACCACGACCTGGAACACCTCCGCGACCATCCGCCCCTGACCCAGGCCGTCATCCTTGGCACGCGCTGGGCCGAGGTCGAGTTCCGCGACGATCCGTCACCCGACGCCCTGGGCCAGCTCAACTTCATCATGGGCAAGGTTCTAGGGCCCGCCGCCGGCGGCATGGAAAGCCTCAGAGCCCGCTGCGCCCATCGCTTCAGCGCCATGTGCGCGGCCATGAACATCACCGAACAACGCCTGGAGGAGCGCCTCTACACCCTGCCGCTGCAATCCTTCCAGGACTTCCATTATCAGGCCAGGGAAATCGAAAGCCTGACCGGTGGCCGTTCCGCCATCGCCACCTGCATCGCCCGCCATCTGCGCTGGAATTGGAACTGCGACCAAGCCGAAATCATTCTTTTTTCGCCGGAAACCAATTTTTTCGAGCGCTACGTGGTCGACGAGGGCAATCTTGGCCAGCCCAGCAACGCCACGTCCATCGAGCGCTTCAAAAACCCAGGCGCGCTGACCGTCGGCCTGAAAACGGAAAGCCGCATCATGGGCGAACTGCGCCTGATCTCGCCCTCGTCCAACCCGGACATCAAGGCCGAAACCACGCTCTATGGCCGTCTGCTGGCCCGTAGCTACGAATACCATCTGCGAACCGTCCACGCCCTGGAAAGCAAGGCCGAACTCCTGGACATCCTACCCGCCGGCGTCGCCCTGTTGACCGAAGCGGGCCGCGTCATCCGCGCCAACCCACGCTTTTCGGCCTATCTGCGCGAGGAGGACCTGACCGGCCAGATGCTGGAAGACGCCCTCAAACGCACCGGCTGTTTCCCGGACCTCTGGAATTGGTCGAAATACCTCGCCGACCAGGATCGGACCAGCCACTGCGTTGTCGCCTGCGGACTGGGCCCCAAAACCGGAACGGCACGGTCCTGTCTCGCCCTGACCAGCTACAAGATCACGGCCGCCGCCCAAACCAGGATACTGGTCATCATCCAGGACCTGACCGAAATCCAGGTGCTCGAAACCGAGGCCCTGCGCCAACGGGACTTTCTGGACCGTCTCCTTGATTCCATGCAGGACCTGGTCATGACCACCGACGCATCCGGCGTCATCACCTATGCCTCGGGGCGCCACGCCCGGTATCTGCGCGGCAAGAACCTGTTTCAGATCACCCGGCCCACGGTCGTCTATCCCACGGCCTGGAGCATGGACTATCTGGAAAACAGCGCCGAAGCCGTGGAAGCCCAGATCGTGCTCGACGATGCCCACCTCCAGCTGGAACTTCTCTTCTCGAAGCTTCCGTCCGGGCCAGACCATGGCTTGGTCGTTGGCCGGGATATCTCGTCCATCCGCCGCCTGGAACGCAAGATCAAGGAACAGGCGCTTCTCGATTCCCTGACCCAGGTTTTCAACCGACACCACCTCCAACCCATCCTGGACCGCGAAATCGCCCGCGCCCAGCGCACGGGAGTACCCCTGGGGCTGATCTTCTTCGACATCGATAAATTCAAGGATTTCAACGATACTCATGGCCATCACAGTGGAGATCGCGCCTTGCGGGATCTGGGCCAGATCCTGCGGTCCGT
The genomic region above belongs to Deltaproteobacteria bacterium and contains:
- a CDS encoding diguanylate cyclase encodes the protein MHTDRLPLIAIGTSLRDTLKATFSPATNRLLHEMATPEPDLAVIASILKLDPALATSVLALVNSPHYGQTSKITNLQRAAFVLGNNEILRIALSLSLQKSLSSVLEKHGFDAFANWRVIIWAAIGAELVAESICPAEKDTAYLCALIKDLSLLLYAATYPDELRAALKYPDFVRTDSIFLSWPDAARHHESLTADLLRDWRFPSNIVAAIANHHDLEHLRDHPPLTQAVILGTRWAEVEFRDDPSPDALGQLNFIMGKVLGPAAGGMESLRARCAHRFSAMCAAMNITEQRLEERLYTLPLQSFQDFHYQAREIESLTGGRSAIATCIARHLRWNWNCDQAEIILFSPETNFFERYVVDEGNLGQPSNATSIERFKNPGALTVGLKTESRIMGELRLISPSSNPDIKAETTLYGRLLARSYEYHLRTVHALESKAELLDILPAGVALLTEAGRVIRANPRFSAYLREEDLTGQMLEDALKRTGCFPDLWNWSKYLADQDRTSHCVVACGLGPKTGTARSCLALTSYKITAAAQTRILVIIQDLTEIQVLETEALRQRDFLDRLLDSMQDLVMTTDASGVITYASGRHARYLRGKNLFQITRPTVVYPTAWSMDYLENSAEAVEAQIVLDDAHLQLELLFSKLPSGPDHGLVVGRDISSIRRLERKIKEQALLDSLTQVFNRHHLQPILDREIARAQRTGVPLGLIFFDIDKFKDFNDTHGHHSGDRALRDLGQILRSVLRKGFDYPCRYGGDEFVIISSNAAHSTLLAMASRIQEQLTVLYPQVTLSIGLSVFEPEDTARSLLERGDKANYQAKASGGNTIVHLQTSPLS
- a CDS encoding polyprenyl synthetase family protein; this encodes MNDAIAQLKIAFLKELPVINAAIRAEVTALHPLVRPVAAHVMDAGGKRLRPMLTLLFARALGFRGDHLPTLACSLEFLHSATLMHDDILDHADLRRGQPAAHTVFGVAPTILAGDVLLALANEIVARTGNAALTACISKAIMQTATGEIMEIAAVRNPRISRQEYIAIITGKTAYLIQAACGFGAIAAGASERIQTQAEIFGLNLGIAFQLVDDALDYTSRPDTSGKPLGGDLREGKFTLPLLLYLESLASDVREKMHHDLADPALPTGRQDAIIDAIVTQGWAEKTREAAQSYLRLADQALDAIPECSEKTHLRAMIDFVLHREK